The following proteins are encoded in a genomic region of Deltaproteobacteria bacterium:
- a CDS encoding serine/threonine protein kinase, with amino-acid sequence MLARVALGRMGTVYLAEQIDNQKKVALKILDAQYSANPEYVKDFCHSARLAAGLKHPNVATVLDFDQTADGCLFVVCDYVEGEPLDRVIEDAGRLDVARAVRFAEQIADGLAAAHRRGLLHKDIRPCNIMVTPDSQVKITDCGVSRPLEHSSSTRLTQADMRLATPEYTAPEQASGGEPSEQTDIYRLGIVLYEMLTGQVPFREATQLSTLLAQINDAPRPLRQLRREIPEALESLVMQCLEKKPAKRPLSMARLARDLKACSKAVETAAQAPVVVRTPVAIPMASPTATPSRASAKRQGMRWKAVSAVAWAWPLSLAIWDFSGSRCQCRGPPLLNRVRRRRRLAKLPRRCRLSRRAPKKPTGRCAPDPPTTKR; translated from the coding sequence GTGTTGGCAAGGGTAGCCCTGGGCCGCATGGGCACGGTTTATCTTGCCGAACAAATCGACAACCAGAAAAAAGTCGCGCTTAAGATTCTGGATGCGCAATACTCAGCTAACCCAGAGTACGTTAAGGACTTTTGCCATTCAGCCCGGCTCGCTGCTGGGCTCAAGCACCCCAACGTTGCGACCGTATTGGACTTCGACCAGACCGCCGACGGTTGTCTGTTTGTCGTCTGCGACTACGTCGAGGGCGAGCCCCTGGACCGGGTGATTGAGGACGCCGGTCGCCTCGATGTCGCGCGTGCCGTGCGGTTCGCCGAACAGATCGCCGACGGACTTGCCGCGGCGCACCGCCGCGGGCTACTCCATAAAGACATCCGCCCCTGTAACATCATGGTGACGCCGGACAGCCAGGTGAAGATCACCGATTGCGGCGTGTCGCGGCCACTGGAGCATAGCTCGTCGACGCGATTGACCCAAGCGGACATGAGGCTTGCGACCCCTGAATATACTGCCCCCGAGCAAGCCAGCGGCGGCGAGCCGAGCGAGCAGACCGATATCTATCGCCTAGGCATCGTGCTGTATGAAATGTTGACCGGGCAGGTGCCCTTTAGAGAAGCGACTCAGCTGAGCACCTTACTAGCGCAGATCAACGATGCACCGCGGCCGCTGCGGCAATTGCGCCGGGAAATTCCCGAGGCTTTGGAATCCTTGGTCATGCAGTGCTTGGAAAAGAAGCCGGCCAAGCGTCCGCTGTCGATGGCGCGGCTCGCCAGAGACCTGAAGGCCTGCAGCAAAGCCGTCGAAACAGCGGCCCAAGCCCCTGTTGTGGTGCGCACACCGGTTGCGATACCGATGGCTTCGCCCACGGCGACTCCGTCGCGAGCGTCGGCAAAGCGCCAAGGAATGCGCTGGAAAGCGGTGAGTGCGGTGGCTTGGGCCTGGCCGCTTTCGTTGGCTATCTGGGATTTTTCTGGGAGTCGGTGCCAGTGCCGAGGACCTCCATTGCTCAACCGCGTGCGGCGCAGGCGCCGGCTCGCGAAGTTGCCGCGCCGGTGCCGGCTGTCGAGGCGCGCGCCAAAGAAGCCGACGGGGCGGTGCGCGCCGGACCCACCGACAACGAAGCGCTGA
- a CDS encoding BON domain-containing protein: MPAVEARAKEADGAVRAGPTDNEALRDRAAPAKAAEAKPLVLAAKPPVILDKLVPPEKKADETPKPVEAKPASQPLPPGSLPAPPQAQPQPPQVARVDERDLARLHNQIEQRLRNQGLLKVSDSDRWGVTIEANGSGVVMLRGALRDQKLRDEAIRVVRDVAGVTDVRTNITLQFAPEGN; the protein is encoded by the coding sequence GTGCCGGCTGTCGAGGCGCGCGCCAAAGAAGCCGACGGGGCGGTGCGCGCCGGACCCACCGACAACGAAGCGCTGAGAGACAGAGCGGCGCCAGCCAAAGCGGCGGAAGCCAAGCCGCTCGTGCTGGCGGCCAAGCCGCCGGTTATTTTGGACAAGCTGGTGCCGCCGGAGAAGAAAGCTGATGAGACTCCTAAGCCGGTGGAGGCCAAGCCGGCGAGCCAACCGTTACCGCCGGGGTCGCTGCCTGCGCCGCCACAAGCGCAACCGCAGCCGCCGCAGGTTGCCCGCGTCGACGAGAGGGATCTGGCGCGGTTGCACAACCAGATCGAGCAACGGCTGCGCAACCAGGGGCTTTTGAAAGTCAGCGATTCCGATCGCTGGGGAGTGACGATTGAAGCCAATGGTAGCGGCGTGGTGATGTTGCGCGGTGCTCTGCGCGATCAAAAGCTGCGTGACGAAGCCATTCGCGTGGTGCGCGATGTTGCCGGCGTTACCGATGTGCGCACCAACATCACCCTGCAGTTTGCTCCCGAAGGCAACTGA